Part of the Paenibacillus sp. YPG26 genome, GAGGGATTGTACCGTCATGCCATGATTGGATTCCTGAAGATGCCTGTACCCTACGCGCTTGTGCTTGGACTCATTATGCATATATTCAGTATTCCGCTTCCGATGTTCCTCTACCAGCCGCTTCAATACGGCAATCAGTCCATGGTGGCAATCGCACTGCTGACGCTCGGAGCACAGATTATTAAATATCCGCTCAGGCTGGACCGGATGGAAGTCTATCTGAGTGTGGCACTGAGACTGCTGCTCGCGCCTGCCGTTGGCTTCATTCTGATTCTGCTGCTCGGCCTTAAGGGGATACCCGCCCAAGCCCTGCTCATTGCCTCCGGCATGCCGGTTGGCGTTAATACCTCCATTTTGGCGGAGGAATATCAGAATGAACCTGATTTTGCGGCCCAGACGATTCTGATCTCTACGCTGCTTAATGTAATTACCATTACCGGGTTGATCTCGCTGAGTCATTTCGTGGCCTAAGCTAACTCGCAATGTACCCGCATATACACAGCGCAAATAGAGAACAGCCCCGCTTTGGGCTGTTCTCTATTCATTAACGCAAGCTACCATTTCGGATCAATCGTTTCATTCTCCAATGCCTGTAGGCAAAAAATGCATATACCCCCAGGTACGTTGGTATTGTAAGAAGCCCATTCTTAAGCTCAAGCGTATCCCTGAACAGCACAGCCTCAGGATCCGAATCAGGAATAACCTCCATGGTGTGCTGCCAGAACTTAAGCAGGAGACCGTGCTCATCCGTGGATATTCTTCTGGCGGAATGATCCACTCTCTTAAATAAAATCGTGTGATGACCCAGTGGAACAACACCTAGCATATACATTCGCAGTGGATAGGAGCTTCCTTCCGCCCACCTCGGCGGATAACCACCGGTGTCCCTGCTGCGGAACGCCATAAGGGGCGCGCTGACCATTTGAAATGTGGCTGGTGACTGTAAATGCTCCCATAGTCTTTCCGGCGAGATCCCCACTATTCTAGACTTCATTACGAACCGCATGATAATGTCCACTCCGAGGCCAGGATGCCATAGACCACATGGTCATTATAGCGCTCCCCGTTACGCTCAGCCTGCCGGATTACCCCTTCCTCGGTAAAGCCAAGTCTTACCGGAATAGATCTGCTCTTCTGATTGCCTACCCCAGCCCTGATCTCTATTCGATTGAGCCCCAGTTCAGTGAACGAATATTCAATCAAGGCTTGGCAGGAGCGGGTCATGAGCCCCTTGCCTTGGTAAGCCGAAGCTAGCCAATAACCAATGGATGCTGTCCGGTTAGCCTGGTTGATATCCATCAGGGAAATGCAGCCCGCTATCTCACCTTGATATACAATCCCGCAGCTTATGCCTGTTCCACGTGCGAAGACGTCCAGCTGGGATTGAATATAACGCTCTGAATCACTCACCGAATGTGTATCCACAACCCAAGGCAGCCACTCGGCCAGCATTTCTCGATTCTGCTGGGTAAGTTCGAATACCCGGGCAGCGTCCCGGATGCCTAGCAGCTTCAGAGATAAGCATTCATCTATAATGTGCTTGAACATAAGAACCTCCTTGCTCGAAACCGGCTTGTTCATTGTACTTTTATAAGCTGTACTACGAGTTACGTCTCTCGGCCTATAGGCGGCTTACACCGCCTCATGCAGCTCCTTATCTTTAGGCAGGAATACGGTAAGCAGTCCAATTAGAGGCAGGAACGCGCATACCTGCATAACATTCGCAATGCTTGTCGCGTCCGCATAGTGTCCAAGCACGGCGGAGCCAAGTCCGCCGAGTCCGAAAGCAAGACCGAAGAAGAGGCCCGACACCAGACCCACTTTACCTGGCAGAAGCTCCTGGGCGTACACTACAATAATTGAAAAGGCCGATGAAAGAATGAAGCCCGCACACACAACCAGAACCCCCGACCAGAACAAATTGGCGTAAGGCAGCAGCAGTGAGAACGGTGCAGTGCCCAGAATGGACAGCCAAATAATGCTTCTCCTTCCATAACGGTCCGCAAGCGGCCCACCGAAGAAGGTCCCTACAGCTGACGAGGCTAGAAAAGCGAACAAGAACCACTGCGCAGTCTGCTTCGTAATTCCGAAGCCGTCAATCAGGAAGAACGAATAGAAATTCGTAATGCTGACCATGTACACATTCTTGGAGAATACAAGCAGGACAAGAATCGTCATCGCCACGATGACCTTGTTTTTGGATAATGTCCGTCTGCCGCCCGCTTGCCCTGCGGAAGCCTTTTTCCTAGGCTTGAGTTCCTGGGCACTATACCATTTGGCAACCCGGTACTGGATTACGATAGCAATCAGCGCCGCGATACTGAACCAGATTACACTGAACTGTCCAAGCGGAACGAAGATCAGCGCTGTCATTAATGGCCCGAGTGAGCTGCCGAAATTCCCGCCAACCTGAAAGATCGATTGCGCCAGCCCACGCCGGTCTCCTGCAGCCAGATAAGCAACACGGGAGGATTCCGGGTGAAATACAGATGAGCCAATACCAATCAAGGTAACAGCCAGGAGGATGAACAAATAACTTGGCGCGAACGCAAGCAGGACGACGCCCAGCAGTGTGAAGCATACACCGAAAGGAAGTATGTATGGCCTCGGTCTGAGATCGGAATAGATGCCAACAACCGGCTGGAGTACAGAGGCTGTAATGTTCATCGCGAACGTGATCCAGCCGATCTGTCCATATGACAATGACAACGAATCCTTCAGCACCGGAAATAGTGCCGGAATAGCGGACTGCATGGAGTCATTTAGCAAATGGACAATACTTACAGCAAATAATATAGGATATACGGTGGCGCTGTTAACAGCGGACCTAACAACGGCAGCAGCTTTGCTCACCTGTCTCCCTCCCTCTCTAATCGAATATAGTTTAAATGGAATCATCCCACATTTTGGAGGCGATGAAAAGAGGAATTGTATTTATTTCACAATTTTCACAGCTCCCCAAACCGCACACTTCTACCTATATCCTTGAACCGAAATATCAAATACAATAGGTTCAAAGATCTTTGACTTAAAGGTGGTATATGAAAATGAGGCCTTACATCATCTTTGATTTTGACGGCACGCTCGTTCAGTCCAAAGCGTTAGCTATTCAACTTTTTAATCAATTGGCAGCTAAATACGGCGGAAGGAGTATCCGGCATGAGGAGATCCCGGCCTTGTCGGACATGTCGATCCCCGAGAGATTGAAAGTGCTGAAGGTACCTGCTTATAAGCTTCCGGCCTTGTTAATTGAAGGAAAAAGGAAGTACAAAGAGGAAATTGTGTCTCTGCAGCCCGTGAACGGAATTAGGGAGGTATTAAGCGGATTGAAGGAGCAAGGTTACACTCTTGGCATCCTGTCTTCTAATATAGAAGAAAATATTCATAGATTTATAGATCTGCATCAACTGGATTTTTTTGATCATATTCATTCAGCGACTAACCTATTCGGCAAACACAAGGCCCTCTCAAGTATGACCAAAAAACTTGGAATCACTTCAGATGATATTCTGTACATTGGAGATGAGCTGCGCGACATCCAGGCATGCAAGAAGATCAACGCTAAAGTTATAGCGGTCGCTTGGGGATTTGACTCTCCGGCCTTGCTTGCGAGCTCTTCCCCCGACTTTTTATGTCACACTCCTGAAGAATTACTGCTTGTAGACAGGATCTATGAGGGAATTCTCCATTAGCATGAACAATTACATAGATAGGGACACAAAAAAGCAGACCGGAGATGAAGCTCCAGTCTGCCCATGTGTAAGCCTGAACCAGATGAACGGTATTCAAGCCTTCTTAGAAATTAAAATTGTCCGGATCAGGACCCGTGCGCTCATTAAGATTCAGTGAATCTATGGCCGCCATGTCCTCAGGGCTTAATTCGAAGTTGAAGATATCGGCATTGCCGGTAATCCGTTCCTCGTGGACCGATTTCGGGATGGTGATAATGCTGCTCTGAAGATCCCAGCGAAGGACAACCTGTGCGGCGGTTTTGCCGTATTTATCACCAATCGCTTGAATGGTCTCATCCTTCACGACCTTGCCTTGGGCGAGTGGAGACCATGCTTCCACCGCAATGCCTTTCCCGGCACAGAAATCACGAATTTCCTTCTGGCTTAAGTAAGGGTGAAGCTCGATCTGGTTAAGGGCCGGGATGATCTTCGCATCCGCCATCAAATCCTCCAGATGATGCACTTGGAAGTTGCACACGCCAATGGCTCTGGCTTTGCCATCCTGGTAGATCTTCTCCAGCGCCTTCCACGTTTCTTTGTACTTGCCTTTAACAGGCCAGTGAATCAGGTACAGATCCACGTAGTCCAGTCCCAGCTTGCCAAGACTGTCATCGATTGCCGCAAGGGTAGACTCATATCCCTGGTCCGCATTCCATACTTTGGTTGTAATGAACAGCTCATCACGCTTGAGCCCATTCTCTTGCAGGGCTTCACGGATAGCTTGTCCTACACCTTCCTCATTCTTATATGCTGCAGCGGTATCAATACTGCGGTAGCCGTGACGAATCGCGGTCTTCACCGAGCTTACAACCTCGTCTCCATCTTTGACCTGCCATACGCCAAGGCCAAACCAAGGCATCTCTACACCGTTATTTAATCTGACTGTATCTTGCAGGTGGTTCGGCATAAGTGTAAATCCTCCTTAGATTGTAATTGCTTAGTTAACTCATGAATATTATAGGCAGCCATGCCTTGAAAGAAAAGAAGGCACATATTTGATACTTACCCAATCGAAGGGTAATATTCCCTTTGGAAGTCTGTTTTTATGACTAATACAACTGGTTGCTGGAAATCGCCTGCCGCAAGACAGCTATCTCAGCCTGGGTCATCTCATACCCGGCAAGCTCACCTGCCGCCTCAGGAGGAATCACACCCGCAAGCACGAGGCACCATAACATCCGCAAAATGTACTTATCCATCGGCTCAACAAATGCCGCTTCGGCAAACCCATCAATCCGCGCAGATAAGTCCATGAATTTAACATAATTACCCTCTTTGTAAGCCTGGATCAGGTCGGCCTGTATATTAGGGAAGGCAGCTCCGAGTCCAACCAGCGCACTCTTTGCTCCGCGCATGAGAGAATATCCGAACATCCGGTCCTCTCCGGTGAGATTCAGCTTGTCCGGAAAGTGATTCATTAGCAAGGTGGAGACATCCTGCATGGTCATAACACTGTCCAGCGTGGCCAGCTTGATCCCGATCACTTGGGGCAGCTTCAGCAGCCGCTCAAGTACCTCAGTCGTGTATTTGATCCCTCCAGCCTGCTCATACAGGTAGAATAGAATCAACGGATATCCTTGATCCGCAAGACTCTGATGATAGGCAATAATGGCTTCATCCCGCTCAGCTGCCGGGAGATCACGGAAGATGACCGGCGGGAAGACCAGCAGGGCGTCTGCCCCCCAGCCCATTGCATCGGCAGCCATCGCGTGGCTTGAAGATAACCAGCTCTTAACACTCTCTTCTCCCTGCAATGATGAATCAATAAGTGAACCCACACCTGCAACAATCGTCTGCTCAGGCTTAAGTGCGCTCCTCCAGCACCGGATTATGTATTCCCTCTCGGGTCTTGTCAGCTGAAGACCTCTTCCGGTATGCACCCAAAGGGCAACCCCAAGAATTCTCTGCGCGGCCATATACTGCGCGTACTTCTCGTGAGCTTCCGTATGGATGCTTCTGTCCGCCGAACGTGGAACAGGAACAGCCGGAATGATTCCCCCAGTTAACTGTTCCCTGATCTGTTTATAGTCCCGCATATGTGCCCCCTATACCATGTACAGAAAATATTCCTTGCCTTTGTTCCGGTACCAGGAAGCCATATCACCGAACCGGATAATGCCATCCGGACAGTCAACCTCCTGATGGTCTCTCAGATGCAGCATCCAGGTGATCAAGCCTTCGGAAGGGTGAAAATACAGCTCATGCAGCGCACGCTCAGTCTTGCTCCCTGTGCGCATCCCGAAGGTGGAATTCGGCCGCTGGAAAATGGTATGCATCTGTACGCTCTCCGCCCCCCGCAGAGCATATTCCACAACCATCCTGCCGGAATTCACATTCCCTGTCCCGGATAATGGGGGGATCGGTCTCTTCAGCTTGCCCTGAATCTCCAGCTTGCGCAGCCTGGACAGGATTCTCAGATTGCGAGTGCTTAAGTCCGGCCCGCCATAGGCGGCTCCTGCCCTGCCCAGGAATTTGAGGTGTGAATCATACAGCCGGTTCGCATATACCACATAATCCGGCCTGACCAGCCCTTCTTCCAGAAGGTACCGGAACGACTCCAGCTGGAACCTGTCATCGAACATCGTATTCATCAGCTTCACACCAAGCTGAATGTCGCCACCGGGAACCGAGGTTTTAATCAAGTGGGGAACTTGTCTGAGCCATTCGAGCACGCTGCTCTTCTGGCTTGCGAGACCGGAGCCCGCTACCGTCGGACTGAAGTCCTTCTCCATTTGGAGCGGTCCAGTCCCGCCGGCTTCCTTCCACACCTTGTATAACATTTGGGTCGTATACCGGTATTCATCAAGCTGATAACCGGAGTCGGGCGAGCTCGGCAGGTGATACTTGCAAGAAGGAACGATGACCGTTCCGCGAGGTTGTCCTGCTTCCAGAGCCGACCGGTAGAATTCCAGATAGGCGTCCAGGGTACCGTACCATCCCCTCCCCCGCCAGGTCACATTCCATCCAAGCTCTCCCGTCTCCTTGCCGGTGATCTGATTCACCACCATCCGGGTCTCCTTAACGGCCCATTCGTTCATAGACCGCTGTCCCAGCGGGTTCTCGGCAACTACGGTCTTCAGGACCACGAAGCCGAGCCCGGCCTTTGAATCAGCCCGGACCTGATCCACATTCACCGACAGCTGCCCGGATGCCTTGCCAAAAGGGTTTCTAATGGTAACAGTGCCATATCTGGATGAGACATCTACTCCATAACGGTCCAAAATATACGCTTCAACCTGGTCAGGCATGCCTTCCCGGAAGCGGTCATAATCCGCCTCAATCCGGGATACCGTCTCTCTGCCTAGAAGCGGCTTGATCGGTAAGATAGGCCCATTCATCATCTTCAACCTCCTAATGTGATCAAGGTCATTGAAGACTCTATTCCACACTTTACAAGCAGTCTCCTGTTCCCGAGGAGGATTTTTTCACCTGGAATTTTGAATTAAGACTTCAATCCTTCTGTTATCCTGAGTGTAAAATCAGCCAGAAACGCCGCGCCATGCACAAGAGCCTTCTCATCAATTGTCATACGGGGATGATGAAGCGGATATTCACCCCGCACACTGCCTCCGGCACCCACGAGCAGAAAGGCCCCGGGTACCTCGTCCATATAATAGGCCATGTCCTCACTCGTCATCTGCGAATACGGCAGATGAACAACTGTAACTTCGGCTGATAATTCATGCAATGCTTCCTCAGCCCATCGGATCAGCTGCGGATCATTCACCGTTGGAGGATAACCGTAAGTGTAGCTAACCTCAGCCCGGCCATTCATCCCCGCCGCCACGCTTGCGGCCAGCTCTTGAATCCGCTTCGCCATTCGCGCGCGAGTATCCTCACGGACTGCACGAACTGTACCTTTAATCTCCACCTTGTCGGCAATAATATTAGGCAGGCTGCCACCCTGTATGGAACCCATACTGAGCACAACCGGGTCCGCCGGATCACTCTCCCGGCTGATCAGTGACTGCAGCACGGTCATCACATGCGCGGCAATCAGAATCGCGTCAACGCCCTGATGCGGAGCCGCGCCGTGCCCGGCAGTCCCGTGGACCGTGATATTCACATGGTCCATACTTGCCATAATGGTGCCCGGGCGGAGGCCGATATGGCCGGTAGGCAGATCCGGCCACAGGTGCAAGCCGACAATCGCATCCACCCGCGGCGAGTCCAGCGCCCCCGCTTTAATCATATGCCGGGCACCGCCCAGCATTTCCTCTGCCGGCTGAAAAATAAACTTCACCGTCCCCGCCAGCTCCCCGCGGAGGCCGGTCAGGATCTTGGCTGCGCCAAGCAGCATTGCCATATGCCCATCGTGGCCGCAGGCATGCATCCGGCCTTCATGCAAGGAGGCGAAGGGAAGTCCTGTCTGCTCCTTAAGCGGGAGAGCATCCATGTCAGCGCGAAGCGCTATAACGGGGCCCGGCCGGCTTCCTTCAAGCAGTGCCGTGATGCCCGTACCGGCAAGTCCGGTCTGCACAGACAGACCGAGCTTGCCCAGCTCGCCGGCCACATAAGCCGAGGTCAGCACTTCTTCAAAGCCTAGCTCGGGATACTGGTGCAAATGACGGCGTATTGCCGTAAGTTCTTCACTTAGTGACAGGGCTGTTGTCCAAATGCTCTCTCTAGTCATGGCCTGCTCCTTCCAAGGTTATATGATAGATTTGCCGCGGTCTGCCGCGGCCTGCCGGCTGCTCTTCCCCGACAATCCGGGCAATCTCGAACTTCTCAAGCACCGCCATGATCCGCCGGGCACTGCGCAGAGTAATGCCGAACCCTTCGGCCAGCTGGGAAGCCGTGAACGTGGTTGTCCCGAGTCTGTTGCAGAAAGACTGGAGCTTGTTGATCGTGCCCACGCTTAAGCCCACTTTC contains:
- a CDS encoding AEC family transporter, encoding MIAAILVQVVLPIFILISIGSVMQYIFRLDLYTLTKINFYFITPAAVFISMYNSEMSPALFGSVALYYTLYVLILYGAATLVSRQRKFTRGMKAAFTNSLILDNSGNYGLPINTLAFKGDPLAGSIQALIMSMNSLVTFTYGVISIRGAKAEGLYRHAMIGFLKMPVPYALVLGLIMHIFSIPLPMFLYQPLQYGNQSMVAIALLTLGAQIIKYPLRLDRMEVYLSVALRLLLAPAVGFILILLLGLKGIPAQALLIASGMPVGVNTSILAEEYQNEPDFAAQTILISTLLNVITITGLISLSHFVA
- a CDS encoding GNAT family protein; the encoded protein is MFKHIIDECLSLKLLGIRDAARVFELTQQNREMLAEWLPWVVDTHSVSDSERYIQSQLDVFARGTGISCGIVYQGEIAGCISLMDINQANRTASIGYWLASAYQGKGLMTRSCQALIEYSFTELGLNRIEIRAGVGNQKSRSIPVRLGFTEEGVIRQAERNGERYNDHVVYGILASEWTLSCGS
- a CDS encoding MFS transporter translates to MSKAAAVVRSAVNSATVYPILFAVSIVHLLNDSMQSAIPALFPVLKDSLSLSYGQIGWITFAMNITASVLQPVVGIYSDLRPRPYILPFGVCFTLLGVVLLAFAPSYLFILLAVTLIGIGSSVFHPESSRVAYLAAGDRRGLAQSIFQVGGNFGSSLGPLMTALIFVPLGQFSVIWFSIAALIAIVIQYRVAKWYSAQELKPRKKASAGQAGGRRTLSKNKVIVAMTILVLLVFSKNVYMVSITNFYSFFLIDGFGITKQTAQWFLFAFLASSAVGTFFGGPLADRYGRRSIIWLSILGTAPFSLLLPYANLFWSGVLVVCAGFILSSAFSIIVVYAQELLPGKVGLVSGLFFGLAFGLGGLGSAVLGHYADATSIANVMQVCAFLPLIGLLTVFLPKDKELHEAV
- a CDS encoding HAD-IA family hydrolase — encoded protein: MRPYIIFDFDGTLVQSKALAIQLFNQLAAKYGGRSIRHEEIPALSDMSIPERLKVLKVPAYKLPALLIEGKRKYKEEIVSLQPVNGIREVLSGLKEQGYTLGILSSNIEENIHRFIDLHQLDFFDHIHSATNLFGKHKALSSMTKKLGITSDDILYIGDELRDIQACKKINAKVIAVAWGFDSPALLASSSPDFLCHTPEELLLVDRIYEGILH
- a CDS encoding aldo/keto reductase; translation: MPNHLQDTVRLNNGVEMPWFGLGVWQVKDGDEVVSSVKTAIRHGYRSIDTAAAYKNEEGVGQAIREALQENGLKRDELFITTKVWNADQGYESTLAAIDDSLGKLGLDYVDLYLIHWPVKGKYKETWKALEKIYQDGKARAIGVCNFQVHHLEDLMADAKIIPALNQIELHPYLSQKEIRDFCAGKGIAVEAWSPLAQGKVVKDETIQAIGDKYGKTAAQVVLRWDLQSSIITIPKSVHEERITGNADIFNFELSPEDMAAIDSLNLNERTGPDPDNFNF
- a CDS encoding dihydrodipicolinate synthase family protein — encoded protein: MRDYKQIREQLTGGIIPAVPVPRSADRSIHTEAHEKYAQYMAAQRILGVALWVHTGRGLQLTRPEREYIIRCWRSALKPEQTIVAGVGSLIDSSLQGEESVKSWLSSSHAMAADAMGWGADALLVFPPVIFRDLPAAERDEAIIAYHQSLADQGYPLILFYLYEQAGGIKYTTEVLERLLKLPQVIGIKLATLDSVMTMQDVSTLLMNHFPDKLNLTGEDRMFGYSLMRGAKSALVGLGAAFPNIQADLIQAYKEGNYVKFMDLSARIDGFAEAAFVEPMDKYILRMLWCLVLAGVIPPEAAGELAGYEMTQAEIAVLRQAISSNQLY
- a CDS encoding M20 family metallopeptidase is translated as MTRESIWTTALSLSEELTAIRRHLHQYPELGFEEVLTSAYVAGELGKLGLSVQTGLAGTGITALLEGSRPGPVIALRADMDALPLKEQTGLPFASLHEGRMHACGHDGHMAMLLGAAKILTGLRGELAGTVKFIFQPAEEMLGGARHMIKAGALDSPRVDAIVGLHLWPDLPTGHIGLRPGTIMASMDHVNITVHGTAGHGAAPHQGVDAILIAAHVMTVLQSLISRESDPADPVVLSMGSIQGGSLPNIIADKVEIKGTVRAVREDTRARMAKRIQELAASVAAGMNGRAEVSYTYGYPPTVNDPQLIRWAEEALHELSAEVTVVHLPYSQMTSEDMAYYMDEVPGAFLLVGAGGSVRGEYPLHHPRMTIDEKALVHGAAFLADFTLRITEGLKS